One Mycolicibacterium sp. TUM20985 genomic window, CTGCGTGCTGTTTCTCGCTCACGAATCAGCCTCGTTCGTCACCGGCTCGGTGTTGGTGGCCGACGGGGGACACAACCTTCCCGAGACGTGGAACGCGCGCTGATCGGCTCGGCTCCCCGACCCGCGGTCGCCGCCAATCACCGCTAGATTTGACGCAGAAGTCCGACGGAAGGATCCGCCCATGAGCGTGCAGACACGTGCCACCTACCGCACGATGGACGAGGGCACCGCGGAGGACTACGCCCTCATCGAGCGGGCAGAAGAGGCCAACAACGCTGGACTGGTCCCCCGCGTCCTCGCCCTGGTAGAGGCGCTCGCCGATGGACAGCAGGCGTATCCGATCAGTCGGCTCGAGCACACCCTGCAATCGGCGACCCGTGCCGTCGATGACGGACGTTCGGATCAGTACGTCGCCGCCGCGCTCCTGCACGACATCGGTGACACGTATGCACCGCACGCCCATGGCGCCTTCGCGGCCGCCGTCATCGCGCCTTACGTGTCCGAACGGCTCGCCTGGATCGTCAAGGTGCATCCCGAGTTTCAGCAGTATTACTACGCCCCTCACATGGGTGGTGTGCGGGATGCCCGGGAGAAGTACCGCGGGCACCAATGGTTCGACGACTGCGTCGAGTTCTGCGAGAAGTACGACCAGAACTGCTTCGACGTGGACTTCGAGCACCGTCCGCTCGAGTTCTTTCGATCGATCGTCGAGCGCGTGTTCGCGCGCGAACCGTGGACTGCCACCGACTGACCGATCTGTCGCACGACGACGCGGCCGGACGCATAATGAACGCCGTGATCAAGTCACTCGCCCCGGCCCACGACGATTCCACCGCCGTGGCCGGGTCCGTGGGGACGGTCAGCAGCGCGGTAGTCGCCGGCTCGGCGGGCACCGTGGCGAGCACCGTGGTGGCCGGCTCCGCTGGCACCGTGGCCAGCGCCGGTGTGGTGAGTTCTGCGGCTACGGTGGCGAGTACGGCAGTGGC contains:
- a CDS encoding HD domain-containing protein, with protein sequence MSVQTRATYRTMDEGTAEDYALIERAEEANNAGLVPRVLALVEALADGQQAYPISRLEHTLQSATRAVDDGRSDQYVAAALLHDIGDTYAPHAHGAFAAAVIAPYVSERLAWIVKVHPEFQQYYYAPHMGGVRDAREKYRGHQWFDDCVEFCEKYDQNCFDVDFEHRPLEFFRSIVERVFAREPWTATD